The sequence AATTAATTCATTGGCAGAATACCCTACCATATCACTAAAACTCTGATTGATCATTAAAATATTGCCATCGCTACCCACCTCAACAAGACCAAGATTCATATTTGCAATAATGCTCCCGTACTTTTCCTTTTGAATCTCCAAATTCTTTCGGTAGTTCTTCCGTAAAGTCACATCATTATAGCTCCATAAATGACCTTGATACTCTCCATTGCTGAACAAAGGAATATAGTCTCGCTCAAATGTTCTACCATCCAAGAGTTCCATTTCATCTGCCGTAACCACTTCTCTTTGACCAATAACATCATCTATTCTTCTTAGAGCCGAATCTGGTTCTAAGAACATGTCTTTGTATTTGTGGGTGGATTGTTCGCTATTTATTCCTTTAAGTACATCTGGGGAAACGGCAATTCCAAAAAGGTCGCAAAATTTTTGATTGGCCAAGACAATTTTCCTTTCCTGATCTTCCAATAGAATACCTGTCTGAAGGTTTTTTATCAAGGTTGTCATCCGTTCTTCCGATGCTCTAAGTTTTTCATCAGAAATTTTTTCCTGTGTAATGTCCTCTATCATTGCAACATTATACTCAACATCTCCTTTTCCATCTAACAGAGAACTCATAGATGTTTTTCCATATAAGGTGTCACCGTTCTTTTTGCGGAATTTGCGAATTATAGAGAATTTCTTGGTGTCGTTTTCTAAGCTCTTTTGCAAAAGATCATCATACAAATTGCTGTCCTCTAAAGAAGAAATCTCATCCAATGATAATTTTTTAAGTTCAACTTCAGAATACCCCAACAGTTCAATAAAGGACTTATTTGCCTTTATTATTTTATTCTTCACAATCAATAAAATTCCCAAAGAGGAATTTTCCACAATAATATCTTGCTGCCTTTTTTGTTTCTCTAAAAGTTGTTTTATCTCAATCTCTTGGGTGATGTCCCTTATCACTCCTTGTGCGGCTATAGGGCTTCCACTTTCATTATAAATGAGACTTGCATTTATGTTTACATATTTTTCTTCCTGATTTTTTGTGATAATCTTTGCTGAATAATTTTTAAGAACACCCACTTGCAACAAGGTCTGAAACGATTCTGCCGTGTATTCTAAATAGTCTTGATGTACTATGTCTGAAAGACAGATTTTTTCTTTTGTATGATCATATCCCAAAAACTCCTTGGCAGAGGTATTCATATTGATCACGTTAGACATTAAATCCATGACCACATAAGGATCAATAATGTTAACGAAAGCATTATCTATGGCAGTTCCACCGTCATTCAATAAGGTTTCTAGGCGGCCATTTGCTTCTCTAAGGTGCAAAGAAGCATCATAGAGCTCCTTTGCTTTATTTTCCAGCAAACTCTCAGCAGTCTTACGGGCCTTTTTCTCCCGTAACAAAGCTCTTTTTAAAATGGAAACTTCATTGTTATCCATTTTGGAAGATCGCAAACCTGACTTCTGTTCCGTTTTCATTTAATAGTTTATAATCTACTTTTACTGTTTTCTTAAAGTGTTCAAATGTTTTTACAATTAACCCATGCGCCAAAGCATAGAGCCCTCTTGAAGAACTGTAAATCATTTCAAGTGAATTCTCTGTTTTTGAAAGTATTTTAAATTGAGGGAGTTCCGCATCAGGGTAGAGTTTCTTTACATGTACGTGAATATGATCTTCAATACAGTGAAGAAGTCCAATGGGGGTTCTGTAACTAGAAACCACTTCTGGATGGGCTTCTACAAGTCCCACAAATAGATGATGCCCAAAAGAATACAATAAATCCTCATGGGAAATATCCTTTTTCTTACTGAGTTCGGAAATCAAACTCACCATCTCATTAAAGTCATAAGTACCTACGGACGTATATGCGCCTCCAGAAGGAAGGTCACAGTTTTCCAACAGCGAATCAACGGTCTCTAGTCCATAAATAGACTCGACCATTTCCATAAACTCAGTAAAAACAATTCCTTTCATAATAAAGAATATTATGATTTAAAAGTAGGAATTGTACTACTTATTTAAAAAAAGAATGTTGTGAAATAGAGAATTTTGTTAGGCTTTGACCAGCTCGCTAACCTCCCAGTAGTCAAAAACTTTTTTCAGCTTAGACTCGTAATCCTCATATTTTAAAGGCTTTATAATATATCCTGCTATTCCAATCTCAAAGCATTTTAATAAATCAACGCGATTTTCCGATGTGGTCAAAATAATGGTAGGCAAATACTTAAGTCTATCATCCGCCTTTAAAATGGAAAGAAATTCAATGCCGCTCATTCGTGGCATATTAAGATCTAGAAGGATAATATCCGGCAAGTTTCCTCCTTTCAAGAATTCCATAGCTTCTTCTCCATTTTTAGCTTCGGTAATCTTGTGTTTGGACTGAAACTTAGAAATAGCTCGTTGCAATTTCATAGTTTCTATCATATCATCTTCTATGAACAGAACATTCATGACACTTTGGATTTAGTATACAAAAGTCTTAAAACACTTTAAGAAAAGGATTACAATTTAGTTAAATGAGAATAAACTATCGACGAATGGTAGAAATATTTCGGCTAAATATCAATAATTTTAATAGGTTGACCTTAAAGAGAGTGCAATTGCTCTTTTAGTTTCTTGGTTAACCCTGAAACTACTAAATCATAAGAATGATTTACAAGTTCTATGATCAGGTTAGGCGGAAGGTTTTCCAAAAACAGGGTATTCCAATGTTTTTTGCTCATATGATAGCCCGGTGTAATATCTCCATCATACTCCTCTCTTAATTCTATTGCTCGCTCCGGGTTACACTTAAGGTTACATTGAGATGGGATTCTTTTTAAGGGTAATAAAGCAAACATTTTACCCATTACCTTAAACACCAAAGTATCCTCATCAAAAGGAAACTCTTCTGTCACACCTTTTTTACCAATGCAGAAGTTTCTAAGTTCTTCAACATTCATCCTTATATCCCATTTGAATCATAAACAATTACCTTCTCCCAAAGATCCTTGCATTCTTCAATAAAGATTAAGTGAGCTTCTTCATTTTGATACCCTTCTTGTGCCTCCGGAGATTCAAATGTCACTATTAAGGAATAGGTGAATGAGCCATCAACTACATCCCTAATTGCTTTTGGTGGCGTGCCAATAAAATTCGTCTTTGCGTATTTAGAATTTTTAAGAAAGGTCTTTAGAGAGCTTTCAAATTTAGCCCTATCTGCTTTATTATCTGGGTTTTTAAACCAAAAATAAACGGTATGTGCAAAAGCTGGGTCAAAGGTTTTCATAGTGTCTTCAGTTTGTCCAAAACTTGTAGTTGCTACTACAAAGATTAATAGTAAAGATATAATTCCTGTTTTCATACTTATTTATTCTTCTAAAAGGTTTTTTTCTCTATTTGTGATTTCCAATGCTGAATAATCTAAAGTCCAACCAATCGTTTCCACAATTTTTTCAACCAACAGCACCGCTTGTAAAGCCTCTTTTCTTGCTGTTATCATTAAGCCACTTTCCGGTATTTTTTGTTTGATGTGTTCTTTGGCCTCCACATTCAGTTTGGTTAAATCATCTGGGGAAAAGCTATTGAACAGTCCATTTTTAATATCGTAAAACTGAAGGTCCGGTTCAATGGATAAAATTTCTGGTTCCGGAAAGTCCGCAAGTATGATACGCTTATTTTCATTGTCGGCTTTCAAATTCAGCTTCTTTAGATCGTACCCAATATGCGCTTTGGCCTTAACCACGATCAACGCTTTTTTCTTACTACTTAGAAGACTCATAAACCCTTCTTTAGTATTTTCATAGTGATAAATCTCAGCAAAATCTCCTTCTACTGAAATCAATTTGCATACACTCTGTATTTTATCCAACAACACTGTGGACTGTTGTTTGGTGAGCTCTTTGCTTTTTTTTCTTCTAAACACAGAGAACAACCAATACATTAGTATCGCTCCTAGTATAAGACCCAAAAAAGCTTCTATAGCGCTATCCATGTTTTAAATATATAAAGATTGTAAAGAACTCCTTACTCCATTGGGGCATATAAAATGGGTCTACTTGGACTGGCATCATTTTCAAAAGGGGCAACATGGAGATTTAAAAAATAGCAACCATCTTCTATCTCATTTCCTACATATATAAATTCTGTGATTGTCGAACTTAACCTTGGTTTACCTTTCATTTTCCAAAAGGCGTTATGCGCCAAAAGAGCGCCACCATCTTTTTCTTTGTCCACAGAAGGAAGGTCAATTAGTAAGTGTGATATCTCCTTATCAACCAAATAATTAGCCGCCGCCTCTAACAGGTAAGGTGGATTTTCATTGGAGTACTTCATCGACTTCTTGTTTTCAAGGTTTGGAATGGTCCTAATAATCAACGCTTCTCGTTTTTTATTACCCAAAGCATATTTTAATTGCTTTTCCGATATCACAAAATCTTCTCCAGATTTTTCTGGGGCAACAGTGATCACTTCTGCCAAGAAAAAGAATTGTTTTAAATTTTGGTTCACAGAGTAAAACGCCTCAGTAATATGACCCAAACATTCGGTATGCGTCACATGAGAATGTGGATTGAACCAAATGTCATTAAAATTGGTAGATGCTCCCTCCGAAACCTTTCCTATAAAATCTCCGTCTTGATGTGGTTCAATTTTCGGTGAATCAAGATACCACGCATTCACGTTATCGCTCCCACCCTTAAGCGGGATTGAAATATCCAATGGCTTGGATAAATCGATTTTATAATTCTTCGAATTGTATTTAATGTTAGCAATCATGATTCCAAATTAATCATAAAAAGGTCCGATGCAATTCCATCGACCAGAAACTTTCCTTTTTTGGTTGCCAACAACTTTCCGTCATCCACAAAAAGTAGATGCCCCTCCAAGTATTTTTCGGCCTGCTTGTTTAAATAATCAAGACAAGTCTGTCCAAAATCAAGTTCAATTTTTTCCAGTGAAACTCCCCAGATAGTTCGCAACCCAGTCATGATATATTCATTATATCTATCCGTTTTGGACAAGGTTTCCTTTTCCAGCGGTAGTTGTTGCATTTCCAGTGCTTTGATGTACTTTGGGTTGTTCCTGATGTTCCAACTCCTATTCTGTCCATCAAAAGAATGTGCTGAAGGACCAATACCTATATATTTCTTTCCTTGCCAATAAGAAGTATTGTTTTTTGAAAAATAATCTTGTTTTCCAAAATTGGAAATCTCATAATTTACATAGTCATTCTTCTCTAAAACTTCTACCAATATATTGAACTGTTCCTGTGCCTGTTCGTCATCTACATCAGCCACTATTCCCTTTTCTATAAACTTTTTAAGTGCTGTTTTTGGTTCAATAGTTAAGGCATAACTAGAGATATGAGGAAGTTCAAAAGAAAGGGCTTTTTCAATATTCGCTTTCCATCTTTTGTTATCCATACCAGGAATCCCGTAAATTAAATCGATTGAAATATTATCAAAGTAATCAGTCGCCACCGATAAAGATTTGATGGCTTCATTTGATGAATGCGCTCGGTTCATCAATTTTAAATCCTCATCAAAAAATGATTGGACACCTATACTTAGGCGATTAATAGGGCTTTTAGATAACTCAACAATTTTATGATCGGTTAAATCATCAGGATTGGCCTCTAAAGTAATTTCAGGATTTTCAACAACCTGATAATTTTCATAAACAGCCCTTATTAAGGTTTCTACTTCGGCTATATTTAAAACTGAAGGTGTCCCGCCTCCAAAATATATAGTTTCTACGGTATTATTTTTAAACTCATCTTTTCGGAGTTCAATTTCCTTTTTGATTGCCTGTATCATGGCCTCTTTTTTTCCCAATTGCGTAGAAAAATGAAAATCGCAATAATGACAGGCTTGTTTACAAAACGGCACATGAATATAAATCCCTGCCATATTATTTTACCTTTTTAGGGTTCTGCTTTACAAAAGCGTCCCATCCGGTGTAGTGCTTCCCAACCTCAACACGGCCTTCATTATAAAAATGGCAGACAGCAGCAGCAAGTCCATCCGTACTGTCTAAATTTTTAGGCAGTGTTTTCAACTTCAACATGCTTTGAAGCATTTTGGCCACCTGTTCCTTGCTTGCATTCCCGTTACCTGTAATGGACATTTTAATTTTTTTGGGCATATACTCCGTAATAGGAACTTGTCTGAAAAGTCCCGCAGCCATAGCCACCCCTTGGGCACGACCTAGTTTGAGCATGGACTGCACATTTTTTCCAAAGAACGGAGCCTCTATGGCAATCTCATCAGGATGATAGGTATCTATGAGCTCCAAAGTACGTTCAAAAATGAGTTTTAGTTTGGTATAGTGGTCGCTATATTTTTTAAGCATCAATTCGTTCATCTGAACAAAATGCATTTGCTTATTAATCACCTTGATGATTCCAAAACCCATAACTGTTGTTCCCGGGTCTATTCCTAAAATGATTTTTTCCGTTGCCAAATTTTAATTGGTGTTTACTACTATGGGAAGTCTAAATCGTAAACTTACCGGTGTTCCTCTTTTTAGTGCTGGGGCCACTGTTAAATCTCGCAACCTGCTAGTTACCTCAGCATTGAATTCTTCAATTTCGTTAAGGATATTTGGATTTTCCTCTATGTTTAAAACGGTGATAAAGCCATGTTCATCAATTAAAAAATCAACATACAAGGTATCGTTTAAATCAGTATCGACCTGAAATTGTAAGCTGTCCAATGCTTGTGAAAAATGATTCAAAATTTCACTTTGAAAGCAATCCCGTTGAGCTTGTTTGGCCGCTGTTTCATCACAATTATCAAATAGTGGATATTGGTCCACATCGTTCCAATCAATCGCCAAAAGTTCTTCATTGACCATTTTTTGGGTCTTGTCCTCTTTGGACATGAACAGTTCGCAAGAAGCGAGCAGACCAAAAAAACTTAACACAACCAACTTACGCATACAACCCCAAATATTTGGTTGAAATTACGATTTTTTGATCATATTTCTTTAACTCTTTTTTGTCTGGATACTAGTTCTTCCTGTAACAAATAGCTACTATATTTGTCTTATAGTCAAAACCAAAAAATGGACATTGCTTTACTTGTTTTGGGGTTTCTTTTAATGTTAATTGGAATATTAGGTAGTTTTCTACCTGTATTACCTGGTCCACCAGTGAGCTGGGTGGGGTTGCTACTCCTTTATTTGACCAAAGCTGTTCCTGACGATTGGTGGATGCTGGGCATAACGCTCTTTTTTGCGCTGCTGATCACCGTAATGGATTATTTGATTCCGGCAATGGGGACTAAAAAATTTGGCGGCAGTAAAGCTGGAATGTTAGGAACCGTAGTTGGGTTATTGGTCGCTATATTTTTTCCTATACTAGGACCGTTCGGAATTATCATTTGGCCCTTTGTTGGGGCATTAGTTGGCGAACTTATTAACAAGGCCGATCAAAAAACTGCATTGAAAGCTGCTTTTGGCTCCTTCTTAGGCTTTTTGACCGGAACATTTATGAAGTTCTTGATAGGCGTAATCTACTTTGGAATCTTTATTTGGAAAGCCATTGAATATAGTCCAGAGTTGTTCACCTTCAATTAATCAAGCCACTCTGTTTTTTCTTCAATAGGAGTTCTTGCTGATGGTTCTACTGGATCATCATAATACCCCATATATAGAAATCCTAGGCATTTTTCTCCTTCTTTTAGATTGAAAAACTCATCCATGTATTTTACCAAACCAGGAGAGCTCCAATAACATCCAATTCCCATTTCGGTGCAGCAAAGCCACATATTTTGAACAGCCATTGCAGTTGCGGCCAACTCTTCCCATTCGGGTATGCATTCATTAGGATCACGCTGCATGCAAATAGCAATTACCGCTCCTGAACGAGCAGGATTATCTTGCAGTTTTTGAATTTTTATTTGCTTGGGTTTGGGATCCACTTCTTGGTATTTGTCCGATAGAAATTTGCCCAAAGCTATCTTTTTATCACCCATTAACACCTTAAATCGCCAAGGTTCGGTCTTTTTATGGGTAGGTGCCCAGTTGGCTGCTTCCAACAGCTTCTCAATGGTTTCTTTTGAGATAGATTTGTTATTATATTGAGCTGGAAAAACACTTCGTCTTTTCTTAATGATATCAAATGCCATAATCAATTTTTAAGCTTTTCAAAGGTACACCTTGAAACACTTTTATATCATATTTTCATAAATAAATCCATGCAGTTTTGCAGAGCAGGATTCCGATTATCCTCTTTCCAAACCATAGATAAAATAGCCCGTTGCTTAATCTTTTTGAGTTCAATGAATTTTACTTTCATTTGAAAACCGTATTGCAACGCAGTGGGCACTATTGCAATCCCCAATTTATTTTCCACCAATTTAAAGACAGTTTGGGCATGCACTGATTTATGGGAAACATTGGGTGAAAAACCAGCATCCTCGCAAATGCTCAAAACAGTATCATAATATTGAGGGCTGTAATCTTGAGAGAAAAGGATAAAATCATCGGTAGCAACTTGATCAATGTTTTTAAATTCTTTCTCATTCAATATATGATCCGCTGGCAACACCAATGAAAAGGTATCTTCAAAAACAGGTTTCAATTTCAGCCCTTTTGGCACTCTGGACAATCGTACAAACCCTAAATCCAATTTATCCCTTAGAATAGCACTTATCTGAGCCCTATTAGAAAGTTCTTCTAAGCTGGTATGTATAAACGGAAATTTTTCCTTTAAGTCCAGCAATAAATTTGGTATTACATTCTGCATTGCAGAGCCTAAAAACCCAATTCTAATTTCACCCAAATGCCCTTCACCAATAAGCTTTAATTGTTTTTTGGTCTGCTCCAAATGGTTCAGTATAAACTCTACCTCACCCTTTAAAAATGCTCCTGCCGGGGTTAACCTAACTTTCTTCTTATCTCTAATAAATAGTTGTGTTTGCAGAATTCCTTCCATCTGCTTGATTTGCGTACTCAACCCAGGTTGGGATATAAACAGCTTTTCTGCTGCCTTTCTATAGTGCAATTCTTCGGCCACAGCCAAGAAATAAATGAAATGTCGTAGCTCTATTT is a genomic window of Flagellimonas sp. CMM7 containing:
- a CDS encoding cyclase family protein, encoding MIANIKYNSKNYKIDLSKPLDISIPLKGGSDNVNAWYLDSPKIEPHQDGDFIGKVSEGASTNFNDIWFNPHSHVTHTECLGHITEAFYSVNQNLKQFFFLAEVITVAPEKSGEDFVISEKQLKYALGNKKREALIIRTIPNLENKKSMKYSNENPPYLLEAAANYLVDKEISHLLIDLPSVDKEKDGGALLAHNAFWKMKGKPRLSSTITEFIYVGNEIEDGCYFLNLHVAPFENDASPSRPILYAPME
- a CDS encoding MmcQ/YjbR family DNA-binding protein, whose translation is MNVEELRNFCIGKKGVTEEFPFDEDTLVFKVMGKMFALLPLKRIPSQCNLKCNPERAIELREEYDGDITPGYHMSKKHWNTLFLENLPPNLIIELVNHSYDLVVSGLTKKLKEQLHSL
- a CDS encoding heme NO-binding domain-containing protein, whose translation is MKGIVFTEFMEMVESIYGLETVDSLLENCDLPSGGAYTSVGTYDFNEMVSLISELSKKKDISHEDLLYSFGHHLFVGLVEAHPEVVSSYRTPIGLLHCIEDHIHVHVKKLYPDAELPQFKILSKTENSLEMIYSSSRGLYALAHGLIVKTFEHFKKTVKVDYKLLNENGTEVRFAIFQNG
- a CDS encoding response regulator, with product MNVLFIEDDMIETMKLQRAISKFQSKHKITEAKNGEEAMEFLKGGNLPDIILLDLNMPRMSGIEFLSILKADDRLKYLPTIILTTSENRVDLLKCFEIGIAGYIIKPLKYEDYESKLKKVFDYWEVSELVKA
- a CDS encoding DUF4230 domain-containing protein; protein product: MDSAIEAFLGLILGAILMYWLFSVFRRKKSKELTKQQSTVLLDKIQSVCKLISVEGDFAEIYHYENTKEGFMSLLSSKKKALIVVKAKAHIGYDLKKLNLKADNENKRIILADFPEPEILSIEPDLQFYDIKNGLFNSFSPDDLTKLNVEAKEHIKQKIPESGLMITARKEALQAVLLVEKIVETIGWTLDYSALEITNREKNLLEE
- the hemW gene encoding radical SAM family heme chaperone HemW — encoded protein: MAGIYIHVPFCKQACHYCDFHFSTQLGKKEAMIQAIKKEIELRKDEFKNNTVETIYFGGGTPSVLNIAEVETLIRAVYENYQVVENPEITLEANPDDLTDHKIVELSKSPINRLSIGVQSFFDEDLKLMNRAHSSNEAIKSLSVATDYFDNISIDLIYGIPGMDNKRWKANIEKALSFELPHISSYALTIEPKTALKKFIEKGIVADVDDEQAQEQFNILVEVLEKNDYVNYEISNFGKQDYFSKNNTSYWQGKKYIGIGPSAHSFDGQNRSWNIRNNPKYIKALEMQQLPLEKETLSKTDRYNEYIMTGLRTIWGVSLEKIELDFGQTCLDYLNKQAEKYLEGHLLFVDDGKLLATKKGKFLVDGIASDLFMINLES
- the ruvC gene encoding crossover junction endodeoxyribonuclease RuvC codes for the protein MATEKIILGIDPGTTVMGFGIIKVINKQMHFVQMNELMLKKYSDHYTKLKLIFERTLELIDTYHPDEIAIEAPFFGKNVQSMLKLGRAQGVAMAAGLFRQVPITEYMPKKIKMSITGNGNASKEQVAKMLQSMLKLKTLPKNLDSTDGLAAAVCHFYNEGRVEVGKHYTGWDAFVKQNPKKVK
- a CDS encoding nitroreductase, translated to MAFDIIKKRRSVFPAQYNNKSISKETIEKLLEAANWAPTHKKTEPWRFKVLMGDKKIALGKFLSDKYQEVDPKPKQIKIQKLQDNPARSGAVIAICMQRDPNECIPEWEELAATAMAVQNMWLCCTEMGIGCYWSSPGLVKYMDEFFNLKEGEKCLGFLYMGYYDDPVEPSARTPIEEKTEWLD
- a CDS encoding PAS domain-containing sensor histidine kinase, which encodes MKTEQKSGLRSSKMDNNEVSILKRALLREKKARKTAESLLENKAKELYDASLHLREANGRLETLLNDGGTAIDNAFVNIIDPYVVMDLMSNVINMNTSAKEFLGYDHTKEKICLSDIVHQDYLEYTAESFQTLLQVGVLKNYSAKIITKNQEEKYVNINASLIYNESGSPIAAQGVIRDITQEIEIKQLLEKQKRQQDIIVENSSLGILLIVKNKIIKANKSFIELLGYSEVELKKLSLDEISSLEDSNLYDDLLQKSLENDTKKFSIIRKFRKKNGDTLYGKTSMSSLLDGKGDVEYNVAMIEDITQEKISDEKLRASEERMTTLIKNLQTGILLEDQERKIVLANQKFCDLFGIAVSPDVLKGINSEQSTHKYKDMFLEPDSALRRIDDVIGQREVVTADEMELLDGRTFERDYIPLFSNGEYQGHLWSYNDVTLRKNYRKNLEIQKEKYGSIIANMNLGLVEVGSDGNILMINQSFSDMVGYSANELIGKNVYEAIPIISDETDDLKQQNQKEEEGISDSYEVAVKIANGEKRFWLVSGAPRFDDAGNVIGSIGIHLDITSQKHLELQKENLLQELETSNKGLQEYAHIVSHDLKSPLRSVSALATWLYDDYKDSLDENGLYNLKMMQEKIEGMDKLISGILKYSTVNNDVLDHTEVDVNEVIHEIKEIIYIPENVIIKTKKKLPLIKADKTKIHQLFQNFLSNAVVNIDKPDGLVEIDYKERSAHWEFSVKDNGVGIPKEYHEKIFQIFQSIGSNERSTGIGLSIVKKIIDRYEGKVWLESEIGVGTTFYFSLKKDV
- a CDS encoding LysR family transcriptional regulator, whose translation is MNYQIELRHFIYFLAVAEELHYRKAAEKLFISQPGLSTQIKQMEGILQTQLFIRDKKKVRLTPAGAFLKGEVEFILNHLEQTKKQLKLIGEGHLGEIRIGFLGSAMQNVIPNLLLDLKEKFPFIHTSLEELSNRAQISAILRDKLDLGFVRLSRVPKGLKLKPVFEDTFSLVLPADHILNEKEFKNIDQVATDDFILFSQDYSPQYYDTVLSICEDAGFSPNVSHKSVHAQTVFKLVENKLGIAIVPTALQYGFQMKVKFIELKKIKQRAILSMVWKEDNRNPALQNCMDLFMKI
- a CDS encoding Dabb family protein, translated to MKTGIISLLLIFVVATTSFGQTEDTMKTFDPAFAHTVYFWFKNPDNKADRAKFESSLKTFLKNSKYAKTNFIGTPPKAIRDVVDGSFTYSLIVTFESPEAQEGYQNEEAHLIFIEECKDLWEKVIVYDSNGI
- a CDS encoding DUF456 domain-containing protein; amino-acid sequence: MDIALLVLGFLLMLIGILGSFLPVLPGPPVSWVGLLLLYLTKAVPDDWWMLGITLFFALLITVMDYLIPAMGTKKFGGSKAGMLGTVVGLLVAIFFPILGPFGIIIWPFVGALVGELINKADQKTALKAAFGSFLGFLTGTFMKFLIGVIYFGIFIWKAIEYSPELFTFN